The following proteins come from a genomic window of Coffea arabica cultivar ET-39 chromosome 11c, Coffea Arabica ET-39 HiFi, whole genome shotgun sequence:
- the LOC113715862 gene encoding 1-aminocyclopropane-1-carboxylate oxidase homolog 1-like produces MVNHGIPTGVLDNLLRSTREFHEQPKEMRMEFYTRDCTRKVKYYSTGDLYQTKTAQWRDTLSCDFDDTSKIDLGSFPEICRNEIGDYLNRLHGLKNLLAELLSEALGLSSNHLASLECFDIQRLLCHYYPPCPEPDLTIGIMKHSDPYILTILLQDNIGGLQILHKNQWVDVTPVQGSLLVNAGDLLQLITNDHFKSVEHRVVATRAGPRISAACFIYPRNKNQSKPYGPVKELLSDKNPQKYRETSFLDYIHYFGSKGLDGVKALPHFQLISANE; encoded by the exons ATGGTTAATCATGGGATTCCCACCGGTGTGTTGGATAACTTGTTGAGAAGCACCAGGGAATTTCACGAGCAACCGAAGGAAATGAGGATGGAATTCTACACCCGAGATTGTACCAGGAAGGTGAAATATTATTCCACGGGGGATCTTTATCAAACCAAAACTGCCCAATGGAGAGATACCCTGTCATGTGACTTCGACGACACCAGCAAAATCGATCTGGGGAGCTTCCCTGAAATTTGCAG AAACGAAATTGGAGATTATCTCAATCGCTTGCATGGATTGAAAAACCTGCTGGCTGAATTATTGTCTGAAGCACTAGGCCTATCCAGCAACCACCTTGCCAGTTTGGAATGCTTCGACATCCAGAGACTTTTATGTCATTATTATCCACCATGTCCAGAGCCTGACTTGACCATAGGCATAATGAAACACTCCGACCCGTATATCCTCACAATCCTCTTGCAAGATAACATTGGTGGTCTCCAAATCTTGCACAAGAACCAATGGGTGGATGTAACTCCTGTTCAGGGATCCCTTTTGGTAAACGCTGGAGATCTATTGCAG CTGATTACCAACGATCATTTCAAGAGTGTGGAACATAGAGTAGTAGCTACAAGAGCTGGTCCAAGAATTTCAGCTGCATGCTTCATTTacccaagaaacaagaatcaaTCCAAGCCATACGGGCCAGTGAAGGAGCTTCTATCCGACAAGAATCCGCAGAAATACAGGGAAACCAGCTTCCTTGATTACATCCACTATTTTGGTTCTAAAGGCCTTGATGGTGTCAAGGCCCTTcctcatttccaattgataagCGCAAACGAGTAG